One Hordeum vulgare subsp. vulgare chromosome 4H, MorexV3_pseudomolecules_assembly, whole genome shotgun sequence DNA window includes the following coding sequences:
- the LOC123449025 gene encoding laccase-10-like, with protein sequence MIRARTAPPICQASALQTDQSVGTMGAHLLVLLGTLLLLPQLLLAGTTRYYTFNVTMQKVTRLCTTRAIPTVNGKFPGPKILTREGDRVVVKVVNNVKHNVTIHWHGVRQLRTGWSDGPAYITQCPIQTGQSYVYNFTVTGQRGTLFWHAHVSWMRATLYGPIVILPKLGVPFPFPKPYRDVPVVFGEWFNADPEAIIAQALQTGGGPNVSEAYTINGLPGPLYNCSSKDTFKLKVQPGMWYLLRLINAALNDELFFSIANHTLTVVDVDAAYVKPFDTDVVLVTPGQTTNVLLLAKPDDGSPAATHLMLARPYATGRVGTYDNTTVAAILEYAPAGHIKNRPLLWPTLPVFNDTAFAANYSARLRSLATPDYPARVPMRVDRPFFFTVGLGTTPCPTYQGCNGPTNDTKFSASMNNVSFNMPTTALLKAHYDGNTAGVYTSDFPATPSEPFNYTGTPPNNTNVSNGTKVAVLPYNTSVEVVLQDTSIQGAESHPLHLHGYDFFVVGQGVGNYDPSSHPAGFNLLDPVQRNTVGVPAGGWVAIRFFADNPGVWFMHCHLEVHTSWGLKMAWVVNDGPLPDQKLMPPPSDLPKC encoded by the exons ATGATACGAGCGCGCACCGCTCCTCCCATCTGCCAAGCATCTGCGTTGCAGACCGATCAAAGTGTTGGGACAATGGGGGCACACTTGCTGGTGCTGCTCGGCACCTTGCTGTTGCTCCCACAGCTGCTGCTCGCCGGCACGACGAGATACTACACCTTCAAT GTGACAATGCAGAAGGTGACACGGCTATGCACCACCCGCGCCATCCCGACGGTGAACGGCAAGTTCCCCGGCCCGAAAATCCTCACAAGGGAAGGCGACCGTGTCGTCGTCAAGGTGGTTAACAATGTGAAGCACAACGTTACCATCCACTG GCACGGGGTGAGGCAGCTGCGGACGGGGTGGTCGGACGGGCCGGCGTACATCACGCAGTGCCCGATCCAGACGGGGCAGAGCTACGTGTACAACTTCACCGTGACGGGGCAGAGGGGCACGCTGTTCTGGCACGCCCACGTCTCCTGGATGCGCGCCACGCTGTACGGCCCCATCGTCATCCTCCCCAAGCTCGGCGTGCCGTTCCCGTTCCCAAAACCCTACAGAGACGTCCCCGTCGTCTTCGGCGAATGGTTTAACGCGGATCCAGAGGCTATCATCGCACAGGCGCTGCAGACTGGTGGAGGCCCAAACGTCTCCGAGGCCTACACCATCAACGGCCTTCCAGGCCCACTCTACAACTGCTCGAGCAAAG ACACGTTCAAGCTGAAGGTGCAGCCAGGCATGTGGTACCTGCTCCGGCTGATCAACGCTGCGCTCAACGATGAGCTTTTCTTCTCGATCGCCAACCACACGCTCACCGTCGTCGACGTCGACGCCGCCTACGTGAAGCCGTTCGACACGGACGTGGTCCTGGTCACGCCGGGGCAGACCACCAACGTGCTCCTCCTAGCCAAACCGGACGACGGCTCCCCGGCCGCCACGCACCTCATGCTAGCGCGCCCCTACGCCACGGGACGTGTTGGCACCTACGACAACACCACCGTGGCCGCCATCCTCGAGTACGCGCCGGCGGGGCACATCAAGAACCGTCCGCTCCTATGGCCGACGCTACCGGTGTTCAACGACACGGCGTTCGCCGCCAACTACAGCGCCAGGCTCCGGAGCCTCGCCACCCCGGACTACCCTGCCAGAGTGCCGATGCGGGTAGACAGGCCCTTCTTCTTCACCGTGGGGCTCGGCACCACCCCGTGCCCGACGTACCAAGGGTGCAACGGCCCTACCAACGACACCAAGTTCTCGGCGTCCATGAACAACGTGTCCTTCAACATGCCCACGACGGCGCTCCTGAAGGCGCACTACGACGGCAACACAGCCGGCGTGTACACGTCAGACTTCCCCGCCACGCCGTCGGAGCCGTTCAACTACACCGGCACGCCGCCAAACAACACGAACGTGTCGAACGGGACCAAGGTAGCTGTGCTGCCGTACAACACGAGCGTGGAGGTGGTGCTGCAGGACACGAGCATCCAGGGCGCCGAGAGCCACCCGCTGCACCTGCACGGGTACGACTTCTTTGTTGTGGGGCAAGGCGTCGGCAACTACGACCCGTCCAGCCATCCCGCCGGGTTCAACCTGCTCGATCCAGTGCAGAGGAACACCGTCGGCGTCCCCGCCGGAGGCTGGGTCGCCATCAGGTTCTTCGCTGATAACCCGG GTGTATGGTTCATGCATTGCCACCTTGAGGTGCACACCAGCTGGGGCCTGAAGATGGCATGGGTGGTCAATGATGGTCCGTTGCCTGACCAGAAGCTCATGCCTCCGCCGTCCGATCTTCCCAAATGTTAG